From a single Collibacillus ludicampi genomic region:
- a CDS encoding LysR family transcriptional regulator: MMNLQQLKYFLTTVELGSLNKAAKALYISQPALTKQLARLERDLGCRLLIRKTTGIELTDAGGYLYEKACSILQQVQQTVEGMKQYAQTPQLRIGALPSLASYYLSGFIHKLEDSKEFRVDITILDTTRELISMMEEDRLDLAFVQDFAGHDRFHTIHLFIDPYIAILPASHPLVRETPLSFQRLVKEKMVIYKDPCDIRTSFRRHCNELGIEPSTVLELDFNDSILTFVSKGYGVSFVPSLVAEHMYDPSIVVREIEIDSFSRTVDVVFQSKFEPYIHQLLHSTEHEKRHKVGFAEDSNQRPEYYLLKNKIY; the protein is encoded by the coding sequence ATGATGAATTTGCAACAGTTGAAATATTTTTTGACAACCGTTGAACTTGGAAGCCTTAACAAAGCTGCCAAAGCTCTATATATCTCACAACCAGCGTTGACGAAACAACTGGCTCGACTGGAAAGGGATCTCGGCTGTCGCTTACTCATAAGAAAAACTACGGGGATCGAATTGACCGATGCGGGAGGTTATTTATATGAAAAGGCGTGCAGTATCCTTCAACAGGTGCAACAAACTGTAGAAGGGATGAAACAATATGCCCAGACTCCTCAACTTCGGATTGGAGCTTTGCCAAGCTTGGCCAGCTATTATCTTTCAGGGTTCATCCATAAACTTGAGGATTCGAAGGAATTTCGGGTCGATATTACGATTTTGGACACTACGAGAGAATTAATTTCGATGATGGAAGAAGATCGATTGGATTTGGCATTTGTTCAGGATTTTGCCGGACATGATAGGTTTCATACGATTCATTTATTTATCGATCCGTATATTGCCATACTACCGGCTTCCCATCCACTTGTTAGGGAGACACCTCTTAGTTTTCAAAGGCTTGTTAAAGAAAAAATGGTGATATATAAAGATCCTTGCGATATTCGAACCTCTTTTCGACGCCACTGTAACGAACTTGGGATTGAACCCTCCACGGTACTTGAACTCGACTTCAATGATTCCATTCTGACTTTCGTGTCAAAAGGATATGGTGTTTCGTTTGTACCTTCTTTGGTTGCTGAACACATGTACGATCCTTCGATTGTAGTACGGGAAATCGAGATCGATTCATTCAGTCGAACGGTCGATGTAGTGTTTCAATCAAAATTTGAACCATATATTCATCAATTGCTTCATTCAACTGAACATGAAAAGCGACACAAAGTTGGATTTGCGGAGGATTCAAATCAGCGTCCAGAATATTACCTTCTCAAAAATAAAATTTATTGA
- a CDS encoding FTR1 family iron permease, which yields MFKQISAVLLALFLIVGSPTAMASSPGVDSLLKAEPYVDQALSEAQHGQLSKAQEIYKKFHDTWLQIEDSIKAESGQAYSDIESNMGQVDYAFMQNKQASIVQALQGLRDVNEKFIHGQYATSEQFKKENITLSDFIDMLKDTKGKVQNHDQQAALTGIAKARQSWLSVEGVVVAQSATVYNDSERDMVTINAMIAAGDYQGATQVLDRMIQYLTPLATKSGYTLWDAAMIPIREGLEALLVVAALLAFVKKSREGKGKGWIWLGVSSGLLLSILLAVIVKFIFSSGAFGNNNSLISGWTGVIAAVMLLYMSYWLHSQSNISDWQSYIRTQSQSALDTGRLVSLGILSFLAVFREGTETVLFLIGMVNQISLHNLIIGLLIGLGILAIIAYLMLVVGVKLPLRPFFMVSSLIVFYLCVKFTGMGIHSLQLAGTLPSTTAPLPSIDWIALYPSWQSAIPQILLVLFAVLVVIWKKYAVKKNLQQKVTPNH from the coding sequence GTGTTTAAACAAATAAGCGCTGTTCTACTCGCGCTTTTTCTAATAGTTGGATCCCCGACAGCTATGGCTTCTAGTCCAGGAGTGGATTCATTGTTAAAGGCGGAACCTTATGTCGATCAAGCATTATCTGAGGCACAACATGGCCAGCTATCAAAAGCACAAGAAATCTACAAAAAGTTCCATGATACGTGGTTACAAATTGAAGACTCCATAAAAGCGGAATCCGGACAGGCATACAGCGATATTGAGTCGAATATGGGCCAAGTGGATTATGCTTTTATGCAGAATAAACAAGCAAGTATCGTCCAAGCTCTTCAAGGTCTGAGAGATGTAAATGAAAAGTTTATTCATGGCCAATATGCAACAAGTGAGCAGTTTAAGAAAGAAAACATCACTCTTTCCGATTTTATCGACATGTTAAAAGACACGAAGGGAAAGGTACAAAACCATGATCAACAGGCAGCACTGACAGGGATCGCAAAAGCGAGACAGTCATGGTTGAGTGTAGAAGGTGTTGTCGTTGCCCAGTCGGCGACCGTATATAACGACTCGGAGAGGGACATGGTTACGATCAACGCGATGATCGCGGCCGGTGATTATCAAGGGGCCACACAAGTACTTGACCGAATGATTCAGTATTTAACCCCGCTTGCAACGAAATCAGGATATACACTCTGGGATGCAGCCATGATTCCTATTCGTGAAGGTTTGGAAGCGCTGTTGGTCGTCGCTGCTCTACTTGCTTTTGTAAAGAAGAGTCGTGAAGGAAAGGGAAAGGGATGGATTTGGCTCGGCGTTTCAAGTGGCCTGTTACTCAGCATCCTTTTAGCTGTGATCGTGAAATTCATATTCTCATCGGGGGCATTCGGCAATAATAACTCCCTGATATCCGGATGGACAGGTGTTATAGCAGCAGTCATGTTGTTGTACATGAGTTACTGGCTGCATAGTCAATCCAACATTTCCGATTGGCAGAGTTACATTCGTACGCAAAGCCAATCGGCGTTGGACACAGGGCGTCTTGTTTCTTTGGGAATCCTGTCATTTTTGGCCGTTTTCCGTGAAGGTACGGAAACTGTTCTCTTTCTGATCGGAATGGTGAACCAGATCAGTTTGCACAATCTGATTATCGGTCTTTTGATTGGACTTGGAATTTTGGCGATCATCGCTTATCTCATGCTGGTTGTTGGAGTGAAATTGCCTTTACGGCCGTTCTTTATGGTATCAAGTCTCATCGTCTTTTATCTCTGTGTGAAATTCACGGGTATGGGAATTCACAGCTTGCAACTGGCAGGTACGTTGCCTTCCACAACGGCTCCGCTGCCTAGTATCGATTGGATAGCGCTTTACCCCTCTTGGCAAAGTGCGATTCCGCAAATCCTTCTCGTTTTGTTCGCAGTACTCGTTGTCATCTGGAAGAAGTATGCCGTCAAAAAGAATCTGCAACAGAAAGTAACTCCAAACCATTAA
- a CDS encoding undecaprenyl-diphosphatase — protein sequence MFSQMDYGLFVDINNLAVTHAFFNPVMVFLSQYGEYLFYLGIVLYWFSRSSKNRRMVTEALLSATIALGINALIGIFLYRDRPFVHHHVIQLIQHAANASFPSDHATGAFVIATAIWMFRKRDGWLWLLLASGISFSRIWTGVHYPSDVIAGMIIGISIATIIHGLLILWKGIDQFVNKCIGFYEDIEKRIWKENKKHHPIH from the coding sequence ATGTTCTCTCAAATGGATTACGGTTTATTCGTGGATATCAACAACTTGGCCGTCACGCATGCATTTTTCAACCCCGTGATGGTCTTTCTATCCCAATATGGTGAATATCTTTTTTATTTGGGGATTGTTCTCTATTGGTTCAGTCGAAGTTCTAAAAATAGACGAATGGTAACGGAAGCGTTACTCTCTGCAACCATCGCATTAGGAATCAATGCTTTAATAGGAATATTCCTATATCGCGACAGGCCTTTTGTTCATCATCATGTGATCCAACTCATTCAACACGCTGCAAATGCATCATTTCCAAGTGATCATGCTACGGGTGCCTTCGTGATCGCCACAGCCATTTGGATGTTTCGTAAACGTGACGGATGGCTTTGGTTATTGCTTGCTTCAGGAATCTCTTTTTCTCGAATTTGGACGGGGGTTCATTATCCGTCGGATGTGATTGCAGGGATGATCATCGGTATAAGTATCGCAACGATCATTCATGGATTACTTATACTTTGGAAAGGCATTGATCAATTCGTAAATAAGTGTATCGGTTTTTATGAAGATATAGAAAAACGAATATGGAAAGAAAATAAAAAGCATCACCCGATCCATTAA
- a CDS encoding TVP38/TMEM64 family protein: protein MSIKNVKTIVGTTLAGVLVVIYIYYLRTGQIQLLLETIRHFGFWGVLLGIFVQTVVNILPVPGEFITIFLMEIYGVWWGTFYSWIAGIVGAIAALYITRWMARPIVERIASSYIQKVNTWIQDRETFGLLSLRFIPLVPYHLLNYAAGVLRVRLWPFLWTTALGILPFHLAVGGMYAGFRYGTLVWGIIGGLLFILLILFGYFIRAKETKK from the coding sequence TTGTCCATCAAGAATGTTAAAACCATAGTCGGCACGACTCTGGCCGGTGTGTTGGTCGTGATATATATTTACTACCTGCGTACGGGACAGATCCAGCTATTGCTGGAAACGATACGCCATTTTGGCTTTTGGGGCGTGCTTCTTGGAATTTTCGTTCAGACCGTAGTCAATATCTTACCTGTGCCGGGGGAATTTATAACCATTTTTCTTATGGAGATTTATGGAGTTTGGTGGGGAACCTTTTATTCCTGGATTGCTGGGATTGTCGGTGCCATAGCGGCGCTTTATATCACGCGTTGGATGGCTCGGCCAATTGTCGAACGAATAGCTAGTTCCTATATACAAAAGGTCAACACGTGGATACAAGATCGAGAAACGTTTGGATTACTCTCGTTACGATTTATTCCACTGGTTCCTTACCACTTGCTCAATTACGCAGCTGGTGTATTGCGTGTGCGATTGTGGCCGTTCTTATGGACGACAGCGCTTGGAATTTTGCCGTTTCATTTAGCGGTGGGTGGTATGTATGCCGGTTTTCGCTACGGTACGCTCGTTTGGGGAATCATCGGAGGACTGCTGTTCATTCTACTCATTTTGTTTGGGTATTTTATTCGAGCAAAAGAAACGAAAAAATAA
- a CDS encoding polysaccharide deacetylase family protein — translation MWMAILAVGLIMIYAAYTVVADLLFHYLHLGVIWRGSRFRREVALTFDDGPDPRYTEPLLELLQQYGARATFFLVGERALQYPELVRKIVAAGHEIGVHGMHHDHAWLLTPRQSWVEAEQATTVLEQIIGRKLNLFRPPWGTFNWSTYISGRRLGLKPVLWDVTARDWVPNQHPDTIKERLLKDVRNGSIVLCHDAGGAPDAPRNTLAALREVLPIWEKLGFKLIPVSELIGNQERNLDQTTETVQTPTKIRWSIRIWRVWEFFFDLLFRVRIINDTFRVSRVTWHGKALCWNGMTIAQKGTQAMELHFQNLSLHRIAQNENLAAVATKSIKQVRSGLPDIARLLQFDPCYRDVQVVFGITILYRGAELLGFHVEDLPPGFKRAVLGWYMRLMLMIYHPLGLRRLRHDQRLKPKLVWASREDIIARYLTE, via the coding sequence ATGTGGATGGCGATATTGGCAGTCGGGTTGATCATGATTTACGCGGCCTACACCGTAGTGGCCGATCTCCTCTTTCATTATTTGCATCTGGGTGTCATTTGGCGCGGGTCAAGGTTCCGGCGCGAAGTGGCGTTGACCTTTGATGACGGACCGGATCCCCGCTATACAGAACCATTACTGGAATTGCTCCAACAATATGGAGCACGGGCCACTTTTTTCCTGGTCGGTGAACGCGCACTCCAGTATCCTGAACTCGTTCGTAAAATCGTTGCAGCCGGCCATGAGATTGGCGTTCATGGCATGCATCACGATCACGCCTGGCTGCTTACCCCGCGGCAGTCATGGGTGGAAGCAGAGCAGGCAACTACAGTTCTGGAGCAAATCATCGGCAGAAAACTGAATCTGTTTCGACCGCCATGGGGAACTTTCAACTGGTCGACGTATATCAGCGGTCGGCGTCTTGGTCTGAAACCCGTTCTATGGGATGTGACGGCGCGTGACTGGGTTCCCAATCAACATCCGGATACAATCAAAGAGCGACTGCTTAAGGATGTTCGTAATGGGTCGATTGTACTTTGTCACGATGCTGGAGGTGCCCCCGATGCTCCACGAAACACGTTGGCAGCACTTCGAGAAGTGTTGCCCATTTGGGAAAAACTAGGATTTAAGCTTATACCTGTCAGCGAGTTAATAGGGAATCAAGAGAGGAATCTTGATCAGACGACCGAAACCGTACAAACCCCGACTAAAATTCGTTGGTCAATCCGAATATGGAGAGTGTGGGAGTTCTTTTTTGATCTGTTGTTTCGAGTACGCATCATTAATGATACCTTTCGTGTCAGTAGGGTCACTTGGCATGGAAAAGCGCTTTGCTGGAACGGTATGACCATCGCTCAGAAAGGTACACAAGCGATGGAACTCCATTTTCAAAACCTGTCTTTACATCGCATCGCACAGAATGAAAATCTTGCGGCCGTCGCCACAAAAAGCATCAAGCAGGTACGCAGTGGCCTTCCAGATATTGCACGTCTATTACAATTCGATCCGTGCTATCGCGACGTACAAGTGGTGTTCGGAATAACTATACTTTACCGCGGTGCAGAATTATTAGGTTTTCACGTAGAGGATCTACCGCCAGGATTCAAGAGAGCCGTACTTGGTTGGTACATGCGGTTGATGCTGATGATTTATCACCCACTGGGTTTACGACGGTTACGTCATGACCAACGCCTAAAGCCCAAGCTTGTTTGGGCGTCACGTGAAGATATAATCGCCCGTTACTTAACCGAATAG
- a CDS encoding MGDG synthase family glycosyltransferase, whose translation MHKLRKVLILSASYGEGHQQAARAIQEALLSQNHCLDVRVIDYLQMVHPRLNSITRYCYIQSVKFVPSLYGILYHGSRNMKPSSKLSKRLNQLGSDELEKYLNQYEPDIVISTFPTPAGVMSALKERGVTNVPAATVITDHAIHNQWIHPYTDMYFVGSHHVRKELINRGVPESKLSVTGIPIRGIFNQPVDREALQSKYQIKPELPTVLVMGGAYGVLHDIPNICEDLFTFPRRVQVLVVCGHNEKLYMQIKEISKKATNPVQVFGYVQDIHELMAISDLVITKAGGLTISESLAMELPMLLYRPIPGQEQQNAKFLVKSRVAVLAETRKSVSKYLKMLLIERPEILLNMRKNSQKIKKPNAAEEIAQITQLIATNHTARAYQHRQMRYMETVTK comes from the coding sequence ATGCACAAACTCCGCAAAGTACTGATACTCTCAGCCAGTTATGGGGAAGGTCATCAACAGGCGGCACGTGCAATTCAAGAAGCGCTATTGTCTCAAAATCATTGTTTAGATGTACGCGTCATCGATTATTTGCAAATGGTTCATCCACGATTGAATTCCATTACGCGTTATTGCTACATTCAAAGCGTTAAATTTGTTCCCTCTTTATATGGGATCCTTTATCACGGTTCTAGAAACATGAAGCCGTCATCCAAACTGAGTAAACGGCTCAATCAGCTGGGCAGTGATGAGTTGGAGAAGTATTTAAACCAATATGAACCCGATATCGTCATTTCGACATTTCCTACACCCGCTGGCGTGATGTCGGCACTAAAAGAGCGCGGTGTTACAAATGTTCCTGCAGCAACCGTAATCACCGATCACGCCATTCACAATCAATGGATTCACCCATACACGGACATGTATTTTGTCGGTTCCCATCATGTACGGAAGGAACTCATTAATCGTGGTGTCCCGGAAAGCAAACTCTCTGTTACCGGTATCCCCATTCGTGGCATATTCAATCAACCTGTGGATCGCGAAGCATTGCAGAGCAAGTACCAAATAAAGCCGGAGTTACCGACTGTCTTGGTCATGGGTGGGGCGTACGGTGTGCTCCATGATATTCCAAACATCTGTGAGGATTTATTTACATTCCCAAGACGAGTGCAAGTATTGGTCGTATGCGGGCACAACGAAAAACTCTATATGCAAATCAAAGAAATTTCCAAAAAGGCAACAAACCCGGTTCAAGTATTTGGTTATGTCCAAGACATTCACGAGTTGATGGCTATATCCGATCTTGTGATTACGAAAGCAGGCGGGTTGACGATTTCTGAGTCACTGGCTATGGAACTGCCCATGCTATTGTATCGACCCATACCCGGACAGGAACAACAAAATGCCAAGTTTTTGGTGAAATCAAGAGTAGCTGTACTCGCAGAAACACGAAAATCTGTTTCTAAATATTTAAAGATGCTGCTTATCGAAAGACCGGAGATCTTACTGAACATGAGAAAAAATAGCCAAAAAATCAAAAAGCCCAATGCAGCTGAAGAAATCGCTCAGATCACGCAATTGATCGCAACCAATCATACGGCTCGTGCATATCAGCATCGTCAGATGAGGTACATGGAAACCGTGACCAAATAA
- a CDS encoding divergent PAP2 family protein, with protein sequence MRHLPLYSAIIAMIFAQILKVFIQRGRVKYWDWNLLFQTGGMPSSHSAMVSALAVKMLLLYGWGSPWFAVSFIFAIIVMYDAIGVRRQAGEMAVILEECIYGAATDALIKNTAATGLRHWRRKGHTPLEVVGGAILGTGIALLM encoded by the coding sequence ATGAGGCATCTACCGCTTTATTCTGCAATTATAGCTATGATTTTCGCGCAGATTCTGAAAGTGTTTATACAACGAGGGCGGGTTAAATATTGGGATTGGAATCTTCTTTTCCAGACAGGCGGTATGCCGAGTTCTCATTCGGCGATGGTCAGTGCACTGGCAGTGAAAATGTTATTACTCTATGGATGGGGTTCACCATGGTTCGCTGTTTCTTTTATTTTTGCGATAATTGTCATGTATGATGCGATTGGTGTGCGTCGTCAAGCGGGAGAAATGGCAGTCATTTTAGAAGAATGTATATATGGAGCAGCAACAGATGCACTGATCAAGAATACAGCCGCCACTGGTTTACGCCACTGGCGACGAAAAGGCCACACCCCTTTGGAAGTGGTTGGTGGAGCGATCCTAGGTACAGGAATCGCATTATTGATGTAA